The Actinomadura sp. WMMB 499 genome includes a window with the following:
- the sucD gene encoding succinate--CoA ligase subunit alpha translates to MAIWLTENSKIIVQGITGSEGTKHGRRMLASGANVVGGVNARKAGQSVDFDGTSLPVFGTVAEAMAETGADVSVVFVPPKFTKDAVVEAVDAEIPLCVVITEGIPVHDTAFFWSYAESKGGKTRIIGPNCPGIASPGKSNAGIIPADITAPGRIGLVSKSGTLTYQMMYELRDIGFSTCVGIGGDPIIGTTHIDALKAFQDDPETDAIVMIGEIGGDAEERAAAYIEQNVTKPVVGYVAGFTAPEGKTMGHAGAIVSGSSGTAEAKKEALEKVGVRVGKTPSETARLMRDIMQNL, encoded by the coding sequence ATGGCCATCTGGCTCACCGAGAACAGCAAGATCATCGTGCAGGGCATCACCGGCTCCGAGGGCACCAAGCACGGCCGCCGGATGCTCGCCTCCGGCGCGAACGTCGTCGGCGGCGTGAACGCCCGCAAGGCCGGCCAGTCCGTCGACTTCGACGGCACGTCCCTCCCGGTGTTCGGCACCGTGGCCGAGGCGATGGCCGAGACCGGCGCGGACGTCTCCGTCGTGTTCGTCCCGCCGAAGTTCACCAAGGACGCCGTCGTCGAGGCCGTCGACGCCGAGATCCCGCTCTGCGTCGTCATCACCGAGGGCATCCCGGTGCACGACACGGCCTTCTTCTGGTCGTACGCCGAGTCCAAGGGCGGCAAGACCCGCATCATCGGGCCGAACTGCCCCGGCATCGCCTCCCCCGGCAAGTCGAACGCGGGCATCATCCCCGCCGACATCACCGCGCCCGGCCGCATCGGCCTGGTGTCGAAGTCCGGCACGCTGACGTACCAGATGATGTACGAGCTGCGCGACATCGGCTTCTCCACCTGCGTCGGCATCGGCGGCGACCCGATCATCGGGACGACCCACATCGACGCGCTGAAGGCGTTCCAGGACGACCCGGAGACCGACGCCATCGTCATGATCGGCGAGATCGGCGGCGACGCCGAGGAGCGCGCGGCCGCCTACATCGAGCAGAACGTGACCAAGCCGGTCGTCGGCTACGTCGCCGGGTTCACCGCCCCCGAGGGCAAGACGATGGGCCACGCCGGCGCCATCGTGTCCGGTTCGTCCGGCACCGCGGAGGCGAAGAAGGAAGCGCTGGAGAAGGTCGGCGTCCGCGTCGGCAAGACCCCCAGCGAGACCGCCCGCCTCATGCGCGACATCATGCAGAACCTCTGA
- a CDS encoding DUF6350 family protein, translating to MSDPRTRQAAPARRDGERPDGERRRGRTEPDGPRAGSSRPLQVTGLVAALWCIGIGLAVLTTITLLGWIAAPRTAFGDGLPGVFRTTVNFWLISHHAGFSSGHGRVGLLPLGVLIVPGALLYRGGAWMIRGIGLPDRPRVAVARVAVSLAAPYAALAGALALAATGPTMRPSAWQALVACFTVAVVAGGLGAARAVVAAQVAAEARGRRVRSGLGALLRLLPERPRSLLIGVAGSTAVLLASGAVLVAVSLALHLEDAEHLYDMLGPGVVGGVLLLLVELAFLPNAVIWGMSYAIGPGFSVGAGTTVSPTGVYLDVVPAFPPLAALPEPGPAPAASLLALAAPFVAGAVGGMLTVRSAPSAANEAAPLWGFVSGALTGVAAALLAALSGGPLGGERMATVGPSPWQVGLMATLEVGISAAIVAWWANWRLNRRAADPADVPTRRPRRTAKPPKPAAPAEFAADAEAAGGGKVAPPAVPQAPPDPAAPPSSPYAPGPLEFEEAEPVLTPRRRPRRTAEPAPAPPAPSAPPAAEPEPGTLVVEGHIVDEEPHEPVPPRPRAEAEPAPDPESQEPERTENRGGAIYVLRNEPRPE from the coding sequence GTGAGCGATCCGAGGACCCGGCAGGCGGCGCCCGCGCGGCGGGACGGCGAACGGCCGGACGGCGAACGGCGGCGGGGCCGCACGGAACCGGACGGGCCGCGCGCCGGGTCGTCCCGGCCGCTGCAGGTGACCGGGCTCGTGGCGGCGCTGTGGTGCATCGGCATCGGCCTCGCGGTGCTCACCACGATCACGCTGCTCGGCTGGATCGCCGCACCCCGCACCGCGTTCGGCGACGGCCTGCCCGGGGTGTTCCGGACGACCGTGAACTTCTGGCTCATCTCGCACCACGCCGGGTTCTCCAGCGGGCACGGACGGGTCGGGCTGCTGCCGCTCGGCGTGCTGATCGTGCCCGGCGCGCTGCTCTACCGGGGCGGCGCCTGGATGATCCGCGGCATCGGGCTCCCGGACCGTCCCCGCGTCGCGGTCGCGCGCGTCGCCGTCTCGCTCGCGGCGCCGTACGCGGCGCTGGCCGGGGCGCTCGCCCTCGCGGCGACCGGGCCCACGATGCGGCCGTCCGCCTGGCAGGCGCTCGTCGCGTGCTTCACCGTCGCGGTCGTCGCGGGCGGGCTGGGCGCCGCACGGGCCGTCGTGGCGGCCCAGGTCGCGGCGGAGGCCCGCGGGCGCCGCGTCCGCTCGGGACTCGGCGCGCTGCTGCGGCTGCTGCCCGAACGGCCCCGCTCCCTGCTGATCGGCGTCGCGGGCTCGACGGCCGTCCTGCTCGCGTCCGGCGCGGTGCTCGTCGCGGTGTCGCTCGCCCTGCACCTGGAGGACGCCGAACACCTCTACGACATGCTCGGCCCCGGCGTCGTCGGCGGCGTCCTGCTCCTGCTGGTCGAACTCGCGTTCCTCCCGAACGCCGTGATCTGGGGCATGTCGTACGCGATCGGCCCCGGATTCTCGGTCGGCGCGGGCACCACCGTGTCCCCGACCGGCGTCTACCTCGACGTCGTCCCGGCGTTCCCGCCGCTGGCCGCACTGCCCGAGCCCGGCCCCGCCCCGGCGGCGTCCCTGCTGGCCCTCGCCGCCCCGTTCGTCGCGGGCGCCGTGGGCGGGATGCTGACCGTCCGGTCGGCGCCCAGCGCGGCGAACGAGGCCGCTCCGCTGTGGGGGTTCGTGTCGGGCGCCCTCACGGGCGTCGCGGCGGCGCTGCTCGCCGCCCTCTCGGGCGGCCCGCTCGGCGGGGAGCGGATGGCGACCGTGGGCCCCTCGCCGTGGCAGGTCGGGCTGATGGCGACGCTCGAGGTCGGGATCTCCGCCGCGATCGTCGCGTGGTGGGCGAACTGGCGGTTGAACCGGCGCGCCGCCGACCCCGCGGACGTCCCGACCCGCCGCCCGCGCCGGACGGCCAAGCCCCCGAAGCCCGCCGCGCCCGCCGAGTTCGCGGCGGACGCCGAGGCGGCGGGGGGCGGCAAGGTCGCGCCGCCGGCCGTCCCGCAGGCCCCGCCGGACCCGGCCGCGCCGCCCTCGTCCCCGTACGCGCCCGGCCCGCTGGAGTTCGAGGAGGCCGAGCCGGTCCTCACACCGCGCCGCCGCCCCCGCCGCACGGCCGAGCCCGCGCCCGCGCCGCCCGCACCGTCGGCGCCGCCCGCGGCCGAGCCCGAACCCGGCACCCTCGTCGTCGAGGGCCACATCGTCGACGAGGAACCGCACGAGCCCGTCCCGCCGCGGCCGCGCGCGGAGGCGGAGCCCGCACCCGACCCGGAGTCGCAGGAGCCGGAGCGCACCGAGAACCGGGGCGGCGCGATCTACGTCCTGCGCAACGAGCCCCGCCCCGAGTGA
- the sucC gene encoding ADP-forming succinate--CoA ligase subunit beta yields the protein MDLFEHQAKELFAEYGVPVPTGKVAHTPQEARAIAAELFAAGSSKVVVKAQVKTGGRGKAGGVKLADNADEAQELATQILGMDIKGHTVHKVLIEEGSAIAQEYYFSFLLDRANRTFLTICSVEGGVEIEEVPHDRLAMVPISPQDGVDRAKARSIAEQGRLPEEALDGAAELIERLWAVFTDEDASLVEVNPLILTADGQVKALDGKVTLDENAAFRQQHDKLEDKAAADPLEAAAKAKDLNYVKLDGSVGIIGNGAGLVMSTLDVVSYAGEEFDGQKPANFLDIGGGASAEVMADSLEIVLSDPDVKSVFVNVFGGITACDAVANGIVTAYKLLADRGETVDRPLVVRLDGNNAELGREILTDAALSGVQQVDTMDDAAKRAAELAAAGA from the coding sequence GTGGACCTGTTCGAACATCAGGCGAAGGAACTCTTCGCCGAGTACGGGGTACCGGTGCCCACCGGCAAGGTCGCCCATACTCCCCAGGAAGCCCGGGCCATCGCGGCGGAGCTGTTCGCCGCGGGAAGCTCGAAGGTCGTCGTCAAGGCCCAGGTGAAGACCGGGGGCCGCGGCAAGGCCGGCGGCGTGAAGCTCGCCGACAACGCCGACGAGGCCCAGGAGCTGGCGACTCAGATCCTCGGTATGGACATCAAGGGCCACACGGTCCACAAGGTCCTGATCGAGGAAGGCAGCGCGATCGCGCAGGAGTACTACTTCTCCTTCCTCCTCGACCGCGCCAACCGCACGTTCCTCACCATCTGCTCCGTCGAGGGCGGCGTGGAGATCGAGGAGGTGCCGCACGACCGGCTGGCCATGGTGCCGATCTCCCCGCAGGACGGCGTCGATCGCGCCAAGGCCCGCTCGATCGCCGAGCAGGGCCGCCTGCCCGAGGAGGCCCTGGACGGCGCCGCCGAGCTCATCGAGCGCCTGTGGGCCGTGTTCACCGACGAGGACGCCAGCCTCGTCGAGGTGAACCCGCTGATCCTCACCGCCGACGGCCAGGTGAAGGCGCTCGACGGCAAGGTCACCCTGGACGAGAACGCGGCGTTCCGCCAGCAGCACGACAAGCTCGAGGACAAGGCCGCCGCGGACCCGCTCGAGGCCGCCGCCAAGGCCAAGGACCTCAACTACGTCAAGCTCGACGGCAGCGTCGGCATCATCGGTAACGGCGCCGGGCTGGTCATGTCCACCCTCGACGTCGTGTCCTACGCGGGGGAGGAGTTCGACGGGCAGAAGCCCGCGAACTTCCTCGACATCGGCGGCGGCGCGTCCGCCGAGGTCATGGCCGACAGCCTGGAGATCGTGCTGTCCGACCCCGACGTCAAGTCGGTGTTCGTCAACGTCTTCGGCGGCATCACCGCCTGCGACGCCGTCGCCAACGGCATCGTCACGGCCTACAAGCTGCTGGCCGACCGCGGTGAGACCGTCGACCGCCCGCTGGTCGTCCGGCTGGACGGCAACAACGCCGAGCTCGGCCGCGAGATCCTCACGGACGCGGCGCTGAGCGGCGTGCAGCAGGTCGACACCATGGACGACGCGGCCAAGCGCGCCGCGGAACTCGCAGCGGCAGGTGCATGA
- a CDS encoding DUF1778 domain-containing protein, with the protein MATKDERINVRVDAEQKSLLEAASEVEHTSVSAFVLSAATSAAADVLADRRAFTLDADAWTAFDEALNRPAHAVEGLRELLNEAPPGEDG; encoded by the coding sequence ATGGCGACGAAGGACGAGCGCATCAACGTGCGGGTCGACGCGGAGCAGAAGAGCCTGCTCGAGGCGGCATCCGAGGTGGAGCACACGAGCGTCTCGGCGTTCGTCCTGTCGGCGGCGACGTCGGCCGCGGCCGACGTCCTCGCCGACCGCCGGGCGTTCACCCTCGACGCGGACGCCTGGACCGCGTTCGACGAGGCGCTGAACCGGCCCGCGCATGCGGTGGAGGGCCTCCGCGAACTGCTGAACGAGGCGCCTCCGGGCGAGGACGGATGA
- a CDS encoding GNAT family N-acetyltransferase translates to MFAHPLADGAELRPLEPWQAAEFAEHVDRVRADIVRYVPFGAIVVDEESARAFLQRYADRQAADQARIYGIWVDGVLRGGTLFRVFDAGRGVCEAGVWLDRAVQGRGLITTACRAMLDWAFGTRGMSRVEWLCDPANDASIAVAKRLGMTLEGVQRKAYIADGESRDLAVWAILDDEWASTGTR, encoded by the coding sequence ATGTTCGCCCATCCGCTCGCCGACGGTGCCGAGCTGCGCCCGCTGGAGCCCTGGCAGGCCGCCGAGTTCGCCGAGCACGTCGACCGCGTCCGCGCGGACATCGTCCGGTACGTCCCGTTCGGTGCGATCGTCGTGGACGAGGAGAGCGCCCGCGCGTTCCTGCAACGGTACGCCGACCGGCAGGCCGCCGATCAGGCCCGCATCTACGGCATCTGGGTGGACGGCGTCCTGCGGGGCGGCACGCTGTTCCGCGTCTTCGACGCCGGCCGGGGCGTCTGCGAGGCCGGGGTGTGGCTCGACCGGGCGGTCCAGGGCCGCGGCCTGATCACCACCGCCTGCCGGGCGATGCTCGACTGGGCGTTCGGCACGCGCGGCATGTCCCGCGTCGAGTGGCTGTGCGACCCGGCGAACGACGCCAGCATCGCCGTCGCGAAGCGCCTCGGCATGACCCTGGAGGGCGTCCAGCGGAAGGCGTACATCGCCGACGGCGAGTCCCGCGACCTGGCGGTCTGGGCGATCCTCGACGACGAGTGGGCGTCCACCGGCACCCGCTGA
- the pcrA gene encoding DNA helicase PcrA — translation MSKTEAHPLLDGLNEQQRAAVVHSGGPLLIVAGAGSGKTRVLTHRIAHLLGERDVHPGQILAITFTNKAAAEMKERVDALVGPRSRAMWVMTFHSACVRILRREAKRLGFPTSFSIYDQADAQRLMALVCRELDLDPKRYPPKSFSAQVSNLKNELIDYETCKARASGHMEQKLAEAYEMYQARLQQAGAMDFDDLIMMTVNLLQVFPEAAEHYRRRFRHVLVDEYQDTNHAQYELVRELTAPVEGVGAAELCVVGDADQSIYAFRGATIRNILEFERDYPDATTILLEQNYRSTQTILSAANAVIERNADRKPKRLWSDQGEGAKITGYVADNEHDEAAFVAQEVDKLSDAGDARPGDVAVFYRTNAQSRVFEEVFIRTGLPYKVVGGVRFYERKEIRDLLAYLRVLANPEDTVSLRRILNVPKRGIGDRAEACVEAHASRERTSFWQALRGPEDVPGMATRSINAVREFVLLLDDLRASAESVSPAELIGLVLDKSGYLAELQASKDPQDETRIENLQELEAVAREFEERLDGESPEGRLPEFLEQVALVADADSIPGGAKGAPVPPGEQPEESDQGVVTLMTLHTAKGLEFPVVFLTGMEDGVFPHLRAMSNPKELEEERRLAYVGITRARQRLYLSRATMRSSWGAPQVNPPSRFLGEVPKPLIEWEREASSASGSASTRMAARPGVRFPGARAVPSLSAGDKVTHDSFGLGTVVSVDGAGDKAAASVDFGGEYGVKRLVLRYAPVEKL, via the coding sequence ATGTCGAAGACCGAAGCCCACCCCTTGCTCGACGGCCTCAACGAGCAGCAGCGCGCCGCCGTCGTCCACTCCGGCGGACCCCTGCTGATCGTCGCGGGCGCCGGGTCGGGGAAGACGCGCGTGCTGACCCACCGCATCGCCCACCTGCTGGGCGAGCGGGACGTGCACCCCGGCCAGATCCTGGCGATCACGTTCACCAACAAGGCCGCCGCCGAGATGAAGGAGCGCGTCGACGCCCTCGTCGGGCCGCGCTCGCGCGCCATGTGGGTGATGACGTTCCACTCCGCCTGCGTGCGGATCCTGCGCCGGGAGGCCAAGCGGCTCGGTTTCCCGACGAGTTTCTCGATCTACGACCAGGCGGACGCGCAGCGCCTCATGGCGCTCGTCTGCCGGGAGCTCGACCTCGACCCGAAGCGCTACCCGCCGAAGTCGTTCAGCGCCCAGGTGTCGAACCTGAAGAACGAGCTGATCGACTACGAGACCTGCAAGGCGCGGGCGTCCGGCCACATGGAGCAGAAGCTCGCCGAGGCGTACGAGATGTACCAGGCGCGGCTCCAGCAGGCCGGCGCGATGGACTTCGACGACCTGATCATGATGACGGTCAACCTGCTGCAGGTCTTCCCGGAGGCGGCCGAGCACTACCGGCGGCGGTTCCGGCACGTGCTGGTGGACGAGTACCAGGACACCAACCACGCGCAGTACGAGCTGGTCCGGGAGCTGACCGCCCCCGTGGAGGGGGTGGGCGCGGCCGAGCTGTGCGTCGTCGGCGACGCCGACCAGTCGATCTACGCGTTCCGGGGCGCGACGATCCGCAACATCCTGGAGTTCGAGCGCGACTACCCGGACGCGACGACGATCCTGCTGGAGCAGAACTACCGGTCCACGCAGACGATCCTGTCGGCCGCGAACGCCGTGATCGAGCGCAACGCCGACCGCAAGCCGAAGCGGCTCTGGTCCGACCAGGGCGAGGGCGCGAAGATCACCGGGTACGTGGCCGACAACGAGCACGACGAGGCCGCGTTCGTCGCCCAGGAGGTCGACAAGCTGTCGGACGCGGGCGACGCCCGGCCCGGCGACGTCGCCGTCTTCTACCGGACGAACGCGCAGTCCCGCGTGTTCGAGGAAGTGTTCATCCGCACCGGCCTGCCGTACAAGGTCGTCGGCGGCGTCCGCTTCTACGAGCGCAAGGAGATCCGCGACCTCCTCGCCTACCTGCGCGTCCTCGCCAACCCCGAGGACACGGTGTCGCTGCGCCGCATCCTGAACGTGCCGAAGCGCGGCATCGGCGACCGGGCGGAGGCGTGCGTCGAGGCGCACGCGTCCCGCGAGCGGACCTCGTTCTGGCAGGCGCTGCGCGGTCCCGAGGACGTCCCGGGCATGGCGACCCGCTCGATCAACGCCGTCCGCGAGTTCGTCCTCCTGCTGGACGACCTGCGCGCGTCCGCCGAGTCGGTGTCGCCCGCCGAGCTGATCGGGCTCGTCCTCGACAAGAGCGGCTACCTCGCCGAGCTGCAGGCGTCCAAGGACCCGCAGGACGAGACGCGCATCGAGAACCTGCAGGAGCTCGAGGCGGTCGCCCGCGAGTTCGAGGAGCGCCTCGACGGCGAGTCGCCCGAGGGGCGGCTGCCCGAGTTCCTCGAGCAGGTGGCCCTGGTCGCCGACGCCGACTCGATCCCGGGCGGGGCCAAGGGCGCGCCCGTCCCGCCGGGGGAGCAGCCCGAGGAGTCCGACCAGGGCGTCGTCACGCTGATGACCCTGCACACCGCGAAGGGCCTGGAGTTCCCCGTCGTGTTCCTCACCGGCATGGAGGACGGCGTGTTCCCGCACCTGCGCGCGATGAGCAACCCCAAGGAACTCGAAGAGGAACGGCGTCTCGCCTACGTCGGGATCACGCGGGCCAGGCAGCGGCTGTACCTGTCGCGGGCGACGATGCGCAGTTCGTGGGGCGCGCCCCAGGTGAACCCGCCGTCGCGCTTCCTGGGCGAGGTGCCGAAGCCGCTCATCGAGTGGGAGCGGGAGGCGTCGTCCGCGTCGGGTTCCGCGTCGACCCGGATGGCGGCGCGCCCGGGCGTCCGGTTCCCGGGGGCGCGCGCGGTGCCGTCCCTGTCGGCGGGCGACAAGGTCACGCACGACTCGTTCGGTCTCGGCACGGTCGTGTCCGTGGACGGCGCGGGCGACAAGGCCGCCGCGAGCGTCGACTTCGGCGGCGAGTACGGGGTGAAGCGGCTGGTCCTGCGCTACGCCCCGGTCGAGAAACTCTGA
- a CDS encoding glycoside hydrolase family 15, whose amino-acid sequence MSDEPSASARVATAPGRPGSRRGRRAERAAHRPGAIRPGEHRLRRLVIGLTVAALVTTGGAAAVPPAVPDWASPGLVGGGGAPYNGVPVPPHESLGASYLPDSSVVRLRDGRVRLIPPGGNAPITVAADDPRVDAAVAADRAWLESGTVPTGGLGERYSAMSARALLDMRLLTRPNGASQASWYGIWRYSWPRDSAFAAAAFAVSGHPAEARSILEFMSRVQDPDGTWAARYHVDGRPVTDGRDRQLDALGWMLWSTWFYRAKTPEGAVPGELWTMVRRAADHLAVSLDAEGLPPASSDYWERDPRTEEDPRRPTLGVVGPVLAGLRSAAALADGEGADADADRWGAAADRLSGALAHQFAPYGYPRSPVRDGRMDTSVTFVAPPFAPVDAGVTAAIEHAFAEQVLPNGGVLPGEEWPGNKHIAWTPEVALFGLAAAASGRTETALDLLDWLRRHRTSLGVLPEKVGPDGHQAGVAPLGWTASMVVLALAALEEPLPIPPTGSGAG is encoded by the coding sequence ATGTCGGACGAGCCGAGCGCATCCGCGAGAGTCGCGACGGCGCCCGGACGGCCCGGCTCCCGCCGCGGTCGCCGCGCGGAGCGGGCGGCGCACCGGCCGGGCGCGATCCGGCCCGGCGAGCACCGGCTCCGCCGGCTGGTGATCGGTCTCACCGTCGCGGCGCTCGTCACGACCGGCGGCGCCGCCGCCGTGCCGCCCGCCGTCCCCGACTGGGCGAGCCCCGGTCTCGTCGGCGGCGGCGGAGCCCCCTACAACGGCGTCCCGGTCCCCCCGCACGAGTCCCTCGGCGCCTCCTACCTGCCGGACAGCTCGGTCGTCCGGCTCCGGGACGGGCGCGTCCGGCTGATCCCGCCGGGCGGGAACGCCCCCATCACCGTCGCGGCCGACGATCCCCGGGTGGACGCCGCCGTGGCCGCCGACCGGGCCTGGCTGGAGTCCGGGACCGTGCCGACCGGCGGACTCGGCGAGCGCTACTCCGCGATGTCGGCGCGCGCGCTGCTCGACATGCGGCTGCTCACCCGGCCGAACGGCGCGTCCCAGGCGTCCTGGTACGGGATCTGGCGGTACAGCTGGCCGCGCGACTCCGCGTTCGCCGCCGCCGCGTTCGCCGTGTCCGGGCACCCTGCCGAGGCCCGCTCCATCCTGGAGTTCATGTCCCGCGTCCAGGACCCGGACGGCACCTGGGCCGCCCGCTACCACGTGGACGGGCGCCCGGTCACCGACGGCCGCGACCGGCAGCTCGACGCCCTCGGCTGGATGCTGTGGTCGACGTGGTTCTACCGGGCGAAGACCCCCGAAGGAGCCGTCCCCGGCGAGCTGTGGACGATGGTGCGGCGCGCCGCCGACCACCTCGCGGTGTCGCTGGACGCCGAGGGCCTGCCGCCCGCGTCGTCCGACTACTGGGAGCGCGACCCCCGCACCGAGGAGGACCCGCGCCGCCCGACCCTCGGCGTCGTCGGGCCCGTCCTGGCGGGCCTGCGCTCCGCCGCGGCCCTCGCCGACGGGGAGGGCGCGGACGCGGACGCGGACCGGTGGGGCGCGGCCGCCGACCGGCTGTCGGGCGCGCTCGCCCACCAGTTCGCGCCCTACGGCTACCCGCGCTCCCCCGTGCGGGACGGCCGCATGGACACGTCCGTGACGTTCGTCGCACCGCCGTTCGCGCCCGTCGACGCGGGCGTGACCGCCGCGATCGAGCACGCGTTCGCCGAGCAGGTCCTGCCGAACGGGGGCGTCCTGCCGGGCGAGGAGTGGCCGGGCAACAAGCACATCGCGTGGACGCCCGAGGTCGCCCTGTTCGGCCTCGCCGCCGCCGCGTCCGGGCGCACCGAGACCGCGCTGGACCTCCTCGACTGGCTGCGGCGGCACCGCACGTCCCTGGGCGTCCTGCCGGAGAAGGTCGGGCCGGACGGGCACCAGGCGGGCGTCGCGCCCCTCGGCTGGACGGCGTCCATGGTCGTCCTGGCGCTGGCCGCGCTGGAGGAGCCGCTCCCGATCCCGCCGACCGGCTCGGGCGCCGGTTAG
- a CDS encoding N-acetyltransferase, with protein MKLSTVRPLTRDHVLDGFDCGSPAQSGWLTRHALQAHASGTSRVYVVEDLVSESVVGYYALAAGSIGRADAPRRLQRGAGGYDQPVILLTRLGVDLRAQGAGLGRRLLADALRRVEATADLVGVRALLIHCENEKARGFYRRQARFETSPTDPLHLLLLIKDLRAALNTR; from the coding sequence ATGAAGCTCTCGACCGTCCGGCCGCTGACCCGCGACCACGTTCTGGACGGCTTCGACTGCGGCTCCCCGGCGCAGAGCGGCTGGCTCACCCGGCACGCACTGCAGGCGCACGCCTCGGGAACGTCCCGGGTCTATGTGGTCGAAGACCTCGTGAGCGAGTCGGTGGTCGGCTACTACGCACTGGCGGCGGGCAGTATCGGACGCGCGGACGCGCCACGACGGCTACAGCGCGGAGCGGGGGGCTACGACCAGCCCGTCATCCTGCTGACCCGTCTCGGCGTGGACCTGCGCGCCCAGGGAGCCGGGCTCGGGCGGCGCCTGCTCGCCGACGCTCTACGCCGGGTCGAGGCGACCGCCGACCTCGTCGGTGTCCGGGCCCTCCTGATCCACTGCGAGAACGAGAAGGCGCGCGGCTTCTACCGCCGGCAGGCCCGCTTCGAGACGAGCCCCACCGACCCCCTCCACCTACTGCTGCTGATCAAAGATCTGCGGGCGGCGTTGAACACCCGCTGA
- the dhaM gene encoding dihydroxyacetone kinase phosphoryl donor subunit DhaM, whose amino-acid sequence MVGIVIIAHSRTLAEGVAEVARAMGVDGAVVEPAGGDPDGGLGTSIVAVERAVERAADGDGVLLLADIGSSVLTAEMVVEDAREGTVLLADAPLVEGAVAAASAAAAGAGLDAVHAAAESARDHRKRS is encoded by the coding sequence ATGGTCGGGATCGTGATCATCGCGCACAGCCGGACGCTCGCGGAGGGCGTCGCCGAGGTCGCGCGGGCGATGGGCGTCGACGGGGCCGTCGTGGAGCCCGCCGGGGGAGACCCGGACGGCGGCCTCGGCACGAGCATCGTCGCCGTCGAGCGGGCCGTCGAGCGCGCGGCCGACGGCGACGGGGTGCTGCTGCTCGCCGACATCGGCAGCTCCGTGCTCACCGCGGAGATGGTCGTCGAGGACGCCCGGGAGGGCACGGTGCTGCTCGCGGACGCCCCGCTGGTCGAGGGCGCGGTGGCGGCGGCGTCGGCGGCCGCCGCGGGCGCCGGCCTGGACGCCGTGCACGCCGCCGCCGAGTCCGCGCGCGACCACCGCAAACGGTCCTGA
- a CDS encoding TSUP family transporter: protein MLLLLVAALAAGWVDAVVGGGGLIQLPALLVAMPGQPVAAALATNKLGSIAGTTSAAVAYLRKAKPDTSVAVPAGVLAVGCAAGGALCAAAISSDVLKPVIMIVLLAVAAIVVLRPDLGRTPRLVLRTRRRVAAAVLVPGVLIAFYDGLVGPGTGTFLVIAFTALLGMDFVNASATSKIINAGTNLGALAVFAVQGHVLWAVGLAMAVCNATGAWLGARTAIKRGAGFVRIVLLCVVGALVAKLAWEQFG, encoded by the coding sequence ATGCTCTTGCTGCTGGTCGCGGCGCTCGCGGCGGGGTGGGTGGACGCCGTGGTCGGCGGCGGCGGGCTGATCCAGCTCCCCGCGCTGCTCGTGGCGATGCCGGGGCAGCCGGTGGCGGCGGCGCTCGCGACGAACAAGCTCGGGTCGATCGCCGGGACGACGTCCGCGGCCGTCGCGTACCTGCGGAAGGCGAAACCGGACACGAGCGTCGCGGTCCCGGCGGGGGTGCTCGCGGTCGGCTGCGCGGCGGGCGGGGCGCTGTGCGCGGCGGCGATCTCCTCGGACGTCCTGAAGCCGGTGATCATGATCGTCCTGCTGGCGGTCGCGGCGATCGTGGTGCTCCGGCCGGACCTCGGACGGACGCCGCGGCTGGTGCTGCGCACGCGGCGGCGCGTGGCGGCCGCGGTGCTGGTGCCCGGCGTGCTCATCGCGTTCTACGACGGGCTCGTCGGCCCCGGAACCGGGACGTTCCTGGTCATCGCGTTCACCGCGCTGCTCGGCATGGACTTCGTGAACGCCTCGGCCACCTCGAAGATCATCAATGCCGGGACGAACCTCGGCGCGCTCGCGGTGTTCGCCGTCCAGGGGCACGTGCTGTGGGCGGTCGGGCTGGCGATGGCGGTCTGCAACGCCACCGGGGCCTGGCTCGGCGCCCGGACGGCGATCAAGCGCGGCGCCGGGTTCGTCCGGATCGTCCTGCTGTGCGTGGTGGGGGCGCTCGTCGCGAAGCTGGCCTGGGAGCAGTTCGGCTAA